The proteins below come from a single Ailuropoda melanoleuca isolate Jingjing chromosome 1, ASM200744v2, whole genome shotgun sequence genomic window:
- the INSIG1 gene encoding insulin-induced gene 1 protein: GRGAGGGPPGSWHHHLVQRSLVLFSVGVVLALVLNLLQVQRNVTLFPEGVIATVFSSAWWVPPCCGTAAAVVGLLYPCIDSRLGEPHKFKREWASVMRCVAVFVGINHASAKLDFANNVQLSLTLAALSLGLWWTFDRSRSGLGLGITVAFLATVITQLLVYNGVYQYTSPDFLYIRSWLPCIFFSGGVTVGNIGRQLAMAMGVPEKPHSD; the protein is encoded by the exons GGTCGCGGCGCCGGCGGCGGCCCCCCCGGCAGTTGGCACCACCACCTGGTGCAGCGGAGCCTGGTGCTGTTCTCGGTGGGGGTCGTGCTGGCCCTGGTGCTCAACCTGCTGCAGGTGCAGCGGAACGTCACCCTGTTCCCCGAGGGGGTCATCGCCACCGTCTTCTCGTCGGCCTGGTGGGTGCCGCCGTGCTGCGGGACTGCGGCCG CTGTTGTGGGCTTGCTGTACCCCTGCATCGACAGCCGCCTCGGGGAGCCACACAAGTTTAAGCGGGAGTGGGCCAGCGTGATGCGCTGTGTGGCCGTGTTCGTCGGCATCAACCACGCCAGCGCC AAATTGGATTTTGCCAATAATGTCCAGCTCTCCTTGACGTTAGCAGCCCTGTCTTTGGGCCTCTGGTGGACCTTTGACCGTTCGAGAAGTGGCCTCGGGCTCGGGATCACCGTCGCCTTCCTGGCCACCGTGATCACTCAGCTGCTGGTATACAATGGTGTCTACCA GTACACGTCCCCGGACTTCCTGTACATCCGCTCCTGGCTGCCGTGCATCTTCTTCTCAGGAGGCGTCACCGTGGGCAACATAGGACGGCAGCTGGCGATGGCAATG